The following coding sequences are from one Arthrobacter crystallopoietes window:
- a CDS encoding GNAT family N-acetyltransferase, with product MPAVRDDPTHSQFIIFSDGTVAGTLTYRIKGAEIWFLKTTIDRGFRNQQLDTTLIISALDSVHRRQLMVRPMDALVKKTMYEHPEYLHLLPHRPYAPARHGRHPAVNQTLRHPVA from the coding sequence ATGCCTGCCGTTCGCGATGACCCCACGCACTCCCAGTTCATCATTTTCTCGGACGGAACCGTCGCCGGGACCCTGACCTACCGCATCAAGGGTGCAGAAATCTGGTTCCTCAAAACCACCATCGACCGGGGCTTCAGGAACCAGCAGCTGGACACCACCCTGATCATCAGTGCACTGGACAGTGTCCACCGCCGGCAGCTGATGGTGCGTCCGATGGACGCGCTGGTCAAGAAGACGATGTACGAGCATCCCGAATACTTGCACCTGCTGCCGCACCGTCCCTATGCACCGGCCCGGCATGGACGTCATCCCGCCGTAAACCAGACGCTCCGGCATCCGGTTGCTTAA
- a CDS encoding DUF4194 domain-containing protein translates to MTETEADIAASGYRAERQLFDGDTGTFPLQLRQTIVRLLRGPYIDGVADPRLWTTVLDNRQVIADYLCEIFLVLTVDPDRKIAMLTPADVDAPHTTAIQPRKPLRREETLLALRLRLLLDRHAGSGTDATISRAAAREILEEHRQPGAVDDKRLEELTDASLSRLLALKLLLPTELAAVYRVSNALAIALPFDSIDQIPAYIEALARSDAQELLDPDLLDAEALDPEVLDPELPAPAAEGHASGSTVPNNTSANEEEL, encoded by the coding sequence TCGCCGCAAGCGGGTACCGCGCGGAGCGGCAACTGTTCGACGGCGACACCGGCACCTTCCCGCTGCAGCTGCGCCAGACGATCGTGCGGCTGCTGCGCGGACCGTACATCGACGGCGTTGCCGACCCCCGGCTGTGGACCACCGTGCTGGACAACCGGCAGGTCATCGCCGACTACCTGTGCGAGATCTTCCTGGTCCTCACCGTGGATCCGGACCGGAAGATCGCCATGCTCACCCCGGCCGACGTGGACGCCCCGCACACCACGGCCATCCAGCCGCGCAAGCCGCTGCGGCGCGAGGAGACGCTGCTGGCCCTGCGCCTGCGGCTGCTGCTGGACCGGCACGCCGGTTCCGGCACCGACGCCACCATTTCGCGCGCCGCCGCCCGGGAAATCCTCGAAGAACACCGGCAGCCGGGCGCGGTGGACGACAAGCGTCTCGAAGAGCTGACCGATGCCTCCCTCTCCCGCCTGCTGGCGCTGAAGCTGCTGCTGCCCACCGAACTGGCCGCCGTGTACCGGGTCAGCAACGCGCTGGCCATAGCACTGCCGTTCGACAGCATCGACCAGATCCCGGCCTACATCGAGGCGCTGGCCCGCAGCGACGCCCAGGAACTGCTGGACCCCGACCTGCTGGATGCTGAAGCACTCGATCCGGAGGTACTGGATCCTGAGCTGCCTGCCCCGGCTGCCGAAGGCCATGCTTCCGGCAGCACCGTCCCTAACAACACCAGCGCAAACGAGGAGGAACTGTGA
- a CDS encoding Hsp20/alpha crystallin family protein: MLMRTDPFRELDRLTQQVFGSQTRPAAMPMDAWREGDEFVVELDLPGVDPATIDLDVERNVLTVAAERKSRLDDDKEVVAAERPVGTFSRQLVLGDTLDTDKVTANYDAGVLALRIPIREQAKPRKIEIQSSDTQQQINA, translated from the coding sequence ATGTTGATGCGAACTGATCCGTTCCGGGAGCTCGACCGGCTGACCCAGCAGGTCTTCGGATCGCAGACCCGCCCCGCTGCCATGCCGATGGACGCGTGGCGCGAAGGCGACGAGTTCGTCGTGGAACTCGACCTGCCCGGCGTCGATCCCGCAACCATTGATCTGGATGTCGAACGCAACGTTCTCACCGTTGCCGCCGAGCGCAAGTCCCGGCTGGATGACGACAAGGAAGTAGTGGCCGCTGAACGCCCGGTCGGCACCTTCAGCCGGCAGCTCGTCCTTGGCGACACGTTGGACACGGATAAGGTCACAGCCAATTACGACGCCGGTGTGCTGGCTCTGCGGATCCCCATCCGTGAGCAGGCCAAGCCCCGCAAGATCGAGATCCAGAGCAGCGACACACAGCAGCAGATCAACGCCTAA
- a CDS encoding sensor histidine kinase has translation MADSGRTPAKRAGQVFRHFVFMMIGALLAVPYIAVFIWGTQLAGSPEAGSLSAVVAFILLFVLLTVPALLSVTRALERTAVRELLDVELPEPIGSAAHNRRWRGAAWYLVHLMAGGLTLVAAVFAIPVMVTLSVMPLTGQTRVSDQLSAVLSPFADSTTAVLWSLALGAGIIIFTILTGMALRHWAGVMLGPSPAERLALEEQAARASARRNELARELHDSVGHALTVTTLQATAAQSLLARDPEAAVRAMQAVADTGRAALAELDHVIGILREPEGPGAQPMDGAAGSLVELPGYLDMLARQGLDIERNFDARRLDGLPPVASTAAFKILQEGLTNVLKYASPQQCALTISAEPRMLHLDLSNPVSGVPQLRGGGRGLAGIAERARLAGGSAQTSLTKGIWSLVASFPLDFWQPDGGQPDGAQSVRGRR, from the coding sequence ATGGCGGACTCCGGCCGGACACCGGCCAAACGGGCAGGGCAGGTCTTCAGGCACTTTGTGTTCATGATGATCGGCGCCCTGCTCGCCGTTCCCTACATCGCGGTTTTCATTTGGGGCACGCAGCTGGCTGGCTCGCCCGAAGCCGGCTCGCTGTCCGCCGTCGTCGCCTTTATCCTCCTGTTTGTGCTGCTCACCGTTCCGGCGTTGCTGTCCGTCACGCGTGCCCTGGAACGCACCGCGGTGCGCGAATTACTGGACGTCGAGCTGCCCGAGCCGATCGGTAGTGCTGCCCACAACCGGCGTTGGCGCGGCGCAGCCTGGTACCTGGTGCATCTGATGGCCGGCGGACTCACCTTGGTCGCGGCGGTGTTTGCCATTCCTGTCATGGTGACGCTGTCCGTTATGCCGCTGACCGGCCAAACCCGGGTTTCCGACCAGCTGTCCGCGGTCCTCTCCCCCTTCGCCGACAGCACGACGGCGGTGCTTTGGTCCCTGGCGCTGGGCGCCGGGATCATCATCTTCACCATCCTGACGGGCATGGCGCTGCGGCATTGGGCCGGCGTCATGCTGGGCCCGTCTCCGGCGGAACGCCTTGCCTTGGAAGAACAGGCTGCACGCGCCAGTGCCCGGCGGAACGAGCTGGCCCGTGAACTGCACGATTCCGTGGGCCATGCTTTGACGGTCACCACTCTGCAGGCAACCGCGGCGCAATCGCTGCTGGCCCGGGACCCGGAGGCCGCGGTCCGGGCGATGCAGGCCGTGGCGGACACGGGTCGGGCCGCATTGGCCGAACTGGACCACGTCATCGGCATCCTGCGTGAACCGGAGGGCCCCGGCGCACAACCGATGGACGGCGCGGCCGGTTCGCTGGTGGAGCTGCCAGGCTATTTGGACATGCTCGCCCGGCAGGGGCTGGACATTGAGCGGAACTTCGATGCCCGCCGGTTGGACGGCCTCCCGCCTGTAGCCTCCACCGCCGCGTTCAAAATCCTGCAGGAAGGCCTGACCAACGTGCTCAAATATGCCAGTCCGCAGCAATGCGCCCTCACGATCAGCGCGGAGCCGCGGATGCTGCACCTTGACCTGAGCAATCCCGTCTCCGGCGTCCCGCAGCTTCGTGGCGGTGGACGTGGTTTGGCCGGCATTGCAGAACGTGCCCGGCTGGCCGGCGGCAGCGCGCAAACGTCGCTAACCAAGGGGATCTGGTCTCTGGTTGCCAGCTTCCCGCTGGACTTCTGGCAACCTGACGGTGGGCAGCCTGATGGGGCGCAATCGGTTCGGGGGCGCAGGTGA
- a CDS encoding MerR family transcriptional regulator: protein MSKDDERRLRAEQGVYGISVAADLVGVGQQTLRLYERKGLVEPERTEGGTRRYSENDVERMRRIGELVDDGLNLAGVDKVLRLEEINAALQRELDVAKERDRGQKRPANQR, encoded by the coding sequence TTGAGCAAGGACGACGAGCGGCGGCTGCGGGCTGAGCAAGGCGTCTACGGCATCTCGGTGGCCGCGGACCTGGTTGGCGTGGGCCAGCAGACTCTCCGGCTCTACGAGCGCAAAGGGCTGGTGGAACCGGAGCGCACCGAGGGCGGCACGCGCCGCTACAGCGAAAACGACGTGGAGCGGATGCGCCGGATCGGGGAGCTGGTGGACGACGGGCTGAACCTGGCCGGTGTCGACAAAGTCCTGCGGCTCGAGGAGATCAACGCCGCGCTGCAGCGGGAACTGGACGTGGCGAAGGAGCGGGACCGGGGGCAGAAGCGGCCCGCGAACCAGCGCTAG
- a CDS encoding ATP-binding protein, which yields MSIAQTLPLGEEINPGQYRLSKIQVINWGTFHGRHTMYVDRAGTLLTGHPGVGKSTLFDGIQHIFYAAPRLNESANEASNRKDRRTTFSYMRGRKAKTAAGTTYQRPSATWSAIALVFDDGLGRQVTISALFDLPANGLEGQVGKHYVIHNKPLDTEALENHGGRRFSPTSLHAALPGCEAFDVHKAFAERFRRRLGIDNDKAFSLLRTLQNGKGLDKGVNKFFRYEVLDIPSTLKAAAGAIEDFSHLRGIYRQLEEATGQRDALAKVPAQHLRYRELREQLERNRELAEVQLPRVRQQLAAGLLETETARLADQREAKTLKIQAEAAAKESLEAQVQRLDEQHASHGGRAIEALERDIRAASVELQQRERIRTQVQQDIDDAGLQLQWSADGLAAARLQAAAAVEELTAEAAAAKTLEYEAVAASINAKDREKKLRAEIASYARRGNNIDGASAAARRQISAEIGVAPEDMPFAGELVDIAPEHLPWRPAAEKALRSLATTLLVRGEDIRAVTKAIDALDSHGKLRWINIATPPRPGTAGDRDLVGKLEFKNSEAGDWLKQKITSDYAFACVDSDAELHHEDKAISLAGTLKLNKNTFERDTRKVNPGDYLLGFSNTDKIALLEAQAVRILQEHADAAELADQRSKAKDVLAGRLDALHRVAADTRPWSDVDSTSQREVLEGLQDRLREAVDSSATLAEIHAELKAAKSELEAKVGRLAVLRHDLQELDKQFRNAEAARDNTARRAEENPPADWAAEAIGRYLEPLGEPTGLEELETAFHRLALELKDAAATLSDELHKTETALTDTFKFFARDWGEHLSASFGTGVESAGQYERLYHEIISEGLPQREEEFREYFNNRSYERFSDLLQMLEEERRAIEERILPLNQILDDVPFDNGSHLKLEVRTSVPEEARTFRTDLKNALGNAYIKQTPEQMAASYKALERLVDALNDPAKQHWRDTVLDVRQHVTISCNEHRPNGEIETGLEPGTLSGGEGQRFTSFIMGAALAYQLGIASQGYSTYGTVMIDEAFIQANSEYAGAGINALQEFGFQLLLAAPEDKVDLSRHLGSITDIIKHPDANVSGFVETGASPATATAIVLR from the coding sequence GTGAGCATTGCCCAGACGCTCCCGCTCGGCGAGGAGATCAACCCCGGCCAGTACCGGCTGAGCAAAATCCAGGTGATCAACTGGGGCACATTCCACGGCCGGCACACCATGTACGTGGACCGCGCCGGCACGCTGCTCACCGGCCACCCCGGCGTGGGCAAGTCCACGCTCTTCGACGGCATCCAGCACATCTTCTACGCCGCGCCCCGGCTGAACGAGTCCGCCAACGAGGCCAGCAACCGCAAGGACCGCCGCACCACGTTTAGCTACATGCGCGGGCGGAAGGCCAAAACCGCAGCGGGCACCACCTACCAGCGGCCCAGCGCCACCTGGTCAGCCATTGCGCTGGTCTTCGACGACGGCCTCGGCCGCCAGGTCACCATCTCCGCTCTCTTTGATCTGCCGGCCAACGGGTTGGAAGGCCAGGTGGGCAAGCATTACGTCATCCACAACAAGCCGCTGGACACCGAGGCACTGGAAAACCACGGCGGCCGGCGCTTCTCCCCCACTTCCCTTCACGCCGCACTGCCCGGCTGCGAGGCGTTCGACGTGCACAAGGCCTTCGCCGAGCGCTTCCGCCGCCGGTTGGGGATCGATAATGACAAGGCCTTCAGTCTGCTGCGCACCCTGCAGAACGGCAAGGGTCTGGACAAGGGTGTGAATAAGTTCTTCCGCTACGAGGTGCTGGACATCCCGTCCACGCTCAAGGCGGCCGCCGGAGCCATCGAGGACTTCAGCCACCTGCGGGGGATCTACCGCCAGCTGGAAGAAGCCACCGGCCAGCGCGATGCCCTGGCGAAGGTACCGGCGCAGCACCTGCGCTACCGGGAACTGCGCGAACAGCTGGAACGGAACCGGGAACTGGCCGAGGTCCAGCTGCCCCGGGTGCGCCAGCAGCTCGCGGCCGGGCTCCTCGAAACCGAGACGGCCAGGCTCGCCGATCAGCGCGAGGCCAAGACCCTGAAGATCCAGGCGGAAGCCGCGGCGAAGGAGAGCCTGGAGGCGCAGGTCCAGCGACTGGACGAACAGCATGCCAGCCACGGCGGCCGCGCGATCGAAGCCCTGGAACGGGACATCCGCGCCGCCTCGGTGGAACTCCAGCAGCGCGAGCGCATCCGGACCCAGGTCCAGCAGGACATTGACGACGCCGGGCTGCAGCTTCAGTGGTCCGCAGACGGTCTGGCGGCCGCCCGCCTGCAGGCCGCGGCCGCCGTCGAAGAACTCACCGCCGAAGCCGCTGCCGCCAAGACACTCGAATACGAGGCCGTGGCCGCGAGCATCAATGCCAAAGACCGGGAGAAGAAGCTCCGCGCCGAAATCGCGTCCTATGCCCGGCGCGGCAACAACATCGACGGCGCCAGCGCAGCCGCCCGGCGGCAGATCAGCGCCGAAATCGGCGTCGCACCCGAGGACATGCCGTTCGCGGGCGAGCTGGTGGACATCGCCCCGGAGCACTTGCCGTGGCGTCCCGCAGCCGAAAAGGCGCTGCGGTCACTGGCCACCACGCTGCTGGTCCGCGGCGAGGATATCCGTGCGGTGACCAAGGCGATCGATGCACTGGACAGCCACGGGAAGCTGCGCTGGATCAACATCGCCACTCCCCCGCGCCCCGGAACCGCCGGAGACCGGGACCTGGTCGGCAAACTCGAGTTCAAGAACTCCGAGGCCGGCGACTGGCTGAAGCAGAAAATCACCAGCGACTACGCCTTCGCCTGCGTGGATTCCGATGCCGAACTGCACCACGAGGACAAGGCGATCAGCCTTGCAGGCACCCTCAAGCTGAACAAGAACACCTTTGAACGGGACACCCGGAAGGTCAATCCGGGCGACTACCTGCTCGGCTTCAGCAACACGGACAAGATCGCCCTGCTCGAGGCGCAGGCCGTCCGCATTCTGCAGGAGCATGCGGACGCCGCCGAGCTGGCGGACCAGCGGAGCAAGGCCAAGGACGTGCTCGCCGGACGGCTGGACGCCCTGCATCGGGTTGCCGCCGATACCCGTCCATGGTCCGACGTCGACAGCACCTCCCAGCGCGAGGTCCTGGAGGGCCTGCAGGACCGGCTGCGCGAAGCGGTGGACAGCAGCGCCACCCTCGCGGAAATCCACGCCGAGCTCAAGGCCGCCAAGTCCGAGCTGGAGGCCAAAGTGGGCCGGCTCGCCGTGCTGCGCCACGACCTGCAGGAGCTGGATAAGCAGTTCCGCAACGCCGAAGCCGCCCGGGACAACACTGCCCGCCGAGCCGAAGAAAACCCGCCGGCGGACTGGGCTGCCGAGGCCATCGGCCGCTACCTGGAGCCGCTGGGTGAACCCACGGGGCTGGAGGAACTGGAAACAGCCTTCCACCGGCTCGCCCTGGAGCTCAAGGACGCCGCGGCCACCCTCAGCGATGAGCTCCACAAGACGGAGACAGCGCTGACTGATACCTTCAAATTCTTTGCCCGCGACTGGGGCGAGCATCTGAGCGCTTCCTTTGGTACCGGCGTCGAAAGCGCAGGGCAGTATGAGCGGCTGTACCACGAGATCATTTCCGAGGGCCTGCCGCAGCGAGAAGAGGAGTTCCGCGAGTACTTCAACAACCGCTCCTACGAGCGCTTTTCGGATCTGCTGCAGATGCTGGAGGAGGAACGCCGTGCCATCGAGGAGCGGATCCTGCCGCTGAACCAGATCCTGGACGATGTCCCCTTCGACAACGGCAGCCACCTCAAGCTTGAGGTCCGGACCAGCGTTCCGGAGGAAGCCCGAACCTTCCGCACGGATCTGAAAAACGCGCTGGGCAACGCCTACATCAAGCAGACCCCGGAGCAGATGGCTGCCAGCTACAAGGCGCTGGAACGCCTGGTGGACGCGCTGAACGATCCGGCGAAACAGCACTGGCGGGACACAGTGCTGGATGTGCGCCAGCATGTCACCATCAGCTGCAACGAGCACCGGCCCAACGGGGAGATCGAGACCGGGCTGGAGCCCGGCACGCTCTCCGGCGGCGAAGGCCAGCGCTTCACATCGTTCATTATGGGCGCTGCGCTGGCCTACCAGCTGGGCATTGCCAGCCAGGGTTACAGCACCTACGGCACGGTAATGATCGACGAGGCCTTCATCCAGGCGAACTCCGAATATGCCGGCGCCGGCATCAACGCGCTGCAGGAATTCGGCTTCCAGCTGCTGCTCGCCGCGCCGGAGGACAAGGTGGACCTGTCCCGGCACCTCGGCTCCATCACCGACATCATCAAGCATCCGGACGCGAATGTTTCCGGCTTCGTGGAAACGGGGGCATCGCCGGCAACGGCCACAGCGATTGTGCTGCGCTGA
- a CDS encoding DnaJ domain-containing protein, whose protein sequence is MEDQDLYAVLEVDRDADQEQIRRAYRLLLRRYHPDLQLSADPETARAAARRMARILDAYGVLGDPRRRAAYDNRGRHRASTLPDTQPATRGRHVAVTVQDQDPVVLGWTASPEDTVWLFPPVSPLRPPRDVFDLLVRRWFLG, encoded by the coding sequence ATGGAAGACCAGGATCTTTACGCGGTCCTGGAGGTGGACCGCGACGCAGACCAGGAACAGATCCGCCGAGCCTATCGTCTGCTGCTGCGCCGGTATCACCCCGACCTCCAGCTTTCGGCAGATCCGGAAACAGCCAGAGCGGCAGCCCGCAGGATGGCCCGCATCCTGGATGCCTATGGCGTGCTGGGCGACCCCCGGCGCCGCGCTGCCTACGACAACCGCGGACGACACCGCGCCTCCACGCTTCCGGATACGCAGCCGGCTACCCGCGGACGCCACGTGGCGGTCACGGTGCAGGATCAGGATCCGGTGGTCCTGGGCTGGACGGCGTCCCCGGAAGATACGGTCTGGCTGTTCCCACCGGTCTCACCGCTGCGCCCTCCACGGGACGTGTTTGATCTGCTGGTCCGGCGCTGGTTCCTGGGCTAG
- a CDS encoding asparaginase, which translates to MPRVAVLATGGTIASSKGADGTSVASRGVQDLVAALGAGDVAVEARDVLQLGSYLLAHRHLRLIAEAVAAELARPEVDGVVVTHGTDTMEETAYLLDLVHNSPKPVVFTGAQRPADAADTDGPANLREAIAVAAASRARGHGVLISFAGRIYAARGTRKAHTVAPAPFQTADGGPIGRMDGTDVRFAMQPLRPPALPLPSTAFDSTRVDVVSAYPGADAALAAAAVEAGAAAVVIAGSGVGNGNHALCAWAEEAVRAGVVVGLSTRVAEGPVVPYYGNGGGADLMRAGAVPLGSLPLFQARILLALLIAGGRKPDGQLLDPYL; encoded by the coding sequence ATGCCTCGAGTGGCTGTACTGGCAACCGGCGGGACCATCGCGTCGAGCAAGGGTGCCGACGGCACATCGGTAGCCAGCCGGGGTGTGCAGGACCTTGTGGCTGCGCTTGGGGCCGGAGACGTGGCAGTGGAGGCGCGGGATGTGCTCCAGCTCGGATCCTACTTGTTGGCACACCGGCATCTGCGCCTCATCGCCGAAGCCGTCGCCGCGGAGCTGGCCCGCCCCGAGGTGGACGGGGTCGTCGTCACCCACGGCACGGACACCATGGAAGAAACCGCCTACCTGCTGGACCTGGTGCATAACAGTCCCAAGCCCGTGGTGTTCACCGGCGCCCAGCGTCCGGCGGACGCCGCTGATACTGACGGTCCCGCAAATCTGCGCGAAGCCATTGCCGTTGCGGCTGCTTCCCGGGCCCGCGGCCACGGCGTGCTGATCTCCTTCGCCGGACGGATTTACGCCGCACGGGGCACGCGCAAGGCCCATACTGTGGCCCCGGCTCCGTTCCAAACGGCCGACGGCGGTCCCATCGGCCGCATGGACGGAACAGACGTCCGTTTCGCGATGCAGCCCCTGCGGCCGCCGGCGTTGCCCCTGCCGTCAACAGCCTTTGATAGCACGCGGGTGGACGTGGTCAGCGCTTACCCCGGAGCCGATGCCGCGCTCGCGGCCGCCGCAGTGGAGGCCGGCGCCGCCGCCGTCGTTATTGCGGGCTCCGGGGTGGGTAATGGCAACCACGCGCTGTGTGCCTGGGCTGAAGAAGCGGTGCGGGCCGGCGTCGTTGTTGGGCTTTCCACCCGTGTGGCGGAAGGGCCGGTGGTTCCCTATTACGGCAATGGCGGCGGCGCCGACCTGATGCGGGCCGGGGCCGTTCCGCTGGGCTCGCTGCCGCTGTTCCAAGCGCGCATCCTGCTGGCGTTGCTGATCGCCGGCGGCCGTAAGCCCGACGGGCAGCTGCTGGACCCGTACCTCTGA
- a CDS encoding MBL fold metallo-hydrolase, producing MPEEPVITVTGHEQYRAWHAKDFPPVERLRPNVWSIPVPFPDNPLRYTISYLLLGTGASVLIDPGWDSDEGWQQLVAGLAQAGIAPADLTGIVVTHYHPDHHGMTARLKDASGAWLAMGGNEWIPDASRDVEEVREADMFRLGHWGVPQDRLEELTFSRRAGRPRLLAPDLPLVSGEMLPAAGLNVRAVSTPGHTPGHLCLVDEDNGLVFSGDHVLPRISPHISLEHEGLLNPLADYFDSLAAIDLGDDVEVCPAHEYRFTGLSRRVAQLARHNRARSDEVRLVLQEQAPASVWEVARELTWSRGWASLNGFSLRLALAETASHLVYLQSLGHEVDVAVDFPEPATAIATDSLR from the coding sequence ATGCCAGAAGAACCAGTCATCACCGTCACCGGCCACGAGCAGTACCGGGCGTGGCATGCCAAGGACTTCCCGCCGGTGGAACGGCTGCGTCCCAATGTCTGGTCCATTCCGGTACCGTTCCCGGACAATCCGCTGCGGTACACGATCAGCTACCTACTGCTCGGCACCGGAGCGTCCGTGCTGATCGATCCGGGCTGGGACAGTGACGAGGGCTGGCAGCAACTGGTGGCCGGGCTGGCGCAGGCCGGCATCGCACCCGCGGACCTGACCGGCATCGTGGTAACCCACTACCACCCGGACCACCACGGCATGACCGCGCGGCTGAAAGACGCATCCGGCGCCTGGCTGGCCATGGGCGGGAACGAATGGATTCCGGATGCGTCGCGCGATGTGGAGGAAGTCCGCGAGGCGGACATGTTCCGGCTCGGCCACTGGGGCGTACCGCAGGACCGGCTGGAGGAGCTGACCTTTTCCCGCCGCGCCGGCCGGCCGCGGCTGCTGGCCCCTGATCTCCCGCTGGTCTCCGGCGAAATGCTTCCGGCCGCCGGGCTGAACGTCCGCGCCGTCTCCACCCCGGGGCACACGCCGGGCCATCTCTGCCTGGTCGATGAGGACAACGGCTTGGTCTTCAGCGGCGACCATGTCCTGCCGCGGATTTCCCCGCACATCTCCCTCGAACACGAGGGCCTGCTAAACCCCCTGGCCGACTACTTCGACTCGCTCGCTGCCATTGATTTGGGCGACGACGTCGAAGTCTGCCCGGCGCACGAGTACCGCTTTACCGGTCTGTCACGCCGGGTGGCCCAGCTGGCACGCCACAACCGGGCCCGCTCGGATGAGGTTCGGCTGGTCCTTCAGGAGCAGGCTCCGGCCTCGGTCTGGGAGGTCGCGCGCGAGCTGACCTGGTCCCGCGGCTGGGCTTCCCTCAACGGGTTCTCGCTGCGGCTCGCCTTGGCGGAAACCGCCAGCCACCTGGTGTATCTGCAGTCGCTCGGGCACGAGGTGGACGTCGCCGTCGATTTCCCCGAGCCGGCCACCGCCATCGCTACCGACAGCCTCCGCTGA
- a CDS encoding response regulator, translating into MNAPIRILLVDDEPLIRSGLSAILALEDDLAVVGEAGDGAEAWTEARRLEPDLVMMDVRMPRMDGIQATRALLANAQKHNVPRILILTTFESDDYVFEALKAGADGFLLKRAKPEELVQAVRAVARGESIMYPAKLRELVARHGSRGRDLIAEAGLSSRESEVLRQLAQGHNNQEIALSMHLGVETVKTHISSILAKLNVRDRTQAVITAYESGFVQPGR; encoded by the coding sequence GTGAACGCACCGATCCGCATTCTCCTCGTCGATGACGAGCCATTGATCCGTTCCGGCCTGTCAGCCATCCTGGCGCTGGAGGACGACCTCGCGGTCGTCGGTGAGGCAGGTGACGGTGCCGAGGCCTGGACCGAAGCGCGCCGGCTGGAACCCGATCTTGTCATGATGGACGTCAGGATGCCGAGGATGGACGGGATCCAAGCCACCAGAGCCCTGCTGGCCAACGCGCAGAAACACAACGTCCCGCGGATCCTGATCCTCACCACCTTCGAAAGCGATGACTACGTCTTTGAGGCGCTCAAAGCAGGGGCTGACGGCTTCCTGCTGAAGCGGGCCAAGCCGGAGGAACTGGTCCAGGCTGTACGCGCGGTGGCACGCGGGGAATCCATCATGTATCCGGCGAAATTGCGCGAGCTTGTAGCCCGGCATGGCAGCCGGGGACGGGATCTCATCGCCGAGGCCGGGCTGAGCAGCCGCGAATCGGAAGTCCTGCGCCAACTTGCCCAGGGGCACAACAATCAGGAGATCGCCCTGTCGATGCACCTTGGTGTGGAGACGGTCAAGACACATATCAGCTCGATCCTGGCCAAACTCAACGTGCGCGACCGGACGCAGGCCGTGATCACTGCCTATGAATCCGGCTTTGTGCAGCCCGGCCGCTGA
- a CDS encoding DUF421 domain-containing protein gives MDWASILEPSLPVAELVVRGSVLFLGLTFILRLTGQRESGALALTDLLVIVLLAEAVSHAFAPDSTSVTDGLILVVTILAWSVVLDALAYKFPSVRKILKPSKRPLIENGQLNKRLMRREFMSRQEIEAQLRLQGIENLDQVKYAFMEPNGMISAFRKNGGEADPTPQPPAS, from the coding sequence ATGGACTGGGCTTCAATTCTTGAACCATCCCTTCCCGTAGCCGAACTGGTGGTGCGGGGCAGCGTGCTCTTTCTCGGGCTGACCTTCATCCTCCGGCTGACGGGGCAACGGGAGTCAGGCGCCCTGGCGCTAACGGACCTCCTGGTCATTGTCCTGCTCGCCGAAGCCGTCTCCCACGCCTTCGCCCCCGATTCCACCTCCGTCACGGACGGTTTGATCCTGGTGGTGACGATCTTGGCCTGGAGCGTTGTTCTCGATGCATTGGCCTACAAGTTTCCGTCGGTCAGGAAGATCCTGAAGCCGAGCAAGAGGCCACTGATCGAGAACGGGCAGTTGAACAAACGCCTCATGAGGAGGGAGTTCATGAGCCGGCAGGAAATCGAGGCCCAGCTGCGCCTGCAAGGTATCGAAAACCTGGACCAAGTGAAATACGCCTTTATGGAACCGAATGGGATGATCAGCGCATTCCGGAAGAACGGCGGCGAGGCCGACCCCACTCCACAGCCGCCAGCCAGCTGA